The genomic segment GGCCGTCCATCTGGAACAGCAGTATGTCATTGTTCCTTAGTGCAAAAGCCACAGGCATGTCGGACTGGCCGTAATTGTCCTCGTCCTTTGAGAAGTCTACAGCCACCTGGCCGTCAATTTTTCCCACTGCAACAGCGCACACAAGATCCTTCATCGGTATGCCTGCATCCGCAAGGGCAACTGCAGCGGCTGTGACTGCAGCACACCTTGTGCCGCCATCCGACTGCAGGACCTCTATGTAGATATCTATCTGGGTTTTCGGGTATGCCTCGGCGATAATTACGTTTTCAAACGCGTCGCGGATGACTTTTGAAAGCTCCACTGAGCGGCGGGAGGGGCCCGAGCGCCCGTGCTCCT from the Candidatus Parvarchaeota archaeon genome contains:
- a CDS encoding exosome complex exonuclease Rrp41 — protein: MGEKPQLIIDGKRADGRGMADLRNIKIQAHVLSEANGSALIEWGNNKILVGVFGPRECLPKHTQSPYRSVIKCRYSMVPFCSKEEHGRSGPSRRSVELSKVIRDAFENVIIAEAYPKTQIDIYIEVLQSDGGTRCAAVTAAAVALADAGIPMKDLVCAVAVGKIDGQVAVDFSKDEDNYGQSDMPVAFALRNNDILLFQMDG